In Georgenia sp. TF02-10, the sequence ACCGTCGGCGTGGCCGGTGTGGGCAAGGTCGGCCGCCACCTCGTGGGGCACCTGGCCGGGGCCGGCGCCGAGGTGGTCGTGACCGACGTGAACCCGGCCGCGGTCGCCCGGGTGGCCGACGAGCACCCCTCGGTGCGGGTCGTCGGGTCCACCGCCGACCTGGTCGCCGCCGAGCTCGACGTCTACGCCCCGTGCGCGCTGGGCGGCGCGCTCGACGACGAGGTGGTGCGGACGCTGAGCGCGCGGGTCGTCTGCGGCGCGGCCAACAACCAGCTGGCGCACCCGGGCGTGGAGAAGCTGGTCGAGGAACGCGGGATCGTCTACGCGCCCGACTACGTCGTCAACGCGGGCGGGCTGATGCAGGTGGCCGACGAGCTCGAGGGCTTCAGCTTCGAGCGGGCCCGCCAGCGCGCGGCCGGCATCTACGACACGACCCGGGCCGTCCTGGAGCGGGCGCGCTCCGAGGGAGTCCCGACCGCGACCGCCGCCGACCGGATCGCCGAGCAGCGCATCCGCGAGGTCGGCCGCCTCCGCGGCATCTGGCTCGGCTGACCCCGCCGCCGTCACGAGGTCGAATCGGGCCTGGTGGCGGGTCGAATCGGGCCTGGCGGCTCGTTGAATCGGGCGTCGTGGCGGGTTGAGTCGGGAGTCGTGGTGGGTCGAGTCGGCCCTCGTGGCGTCATGGGGGCGCCACGACAGCCGACTCGACCCGCCATGGGCCCGGATCCAACCCACCACGTGGCCCGATTCGACCCGCCACGAGACCGGATTCAACCCACCACGGGGCCCGATTCGACCCGCCACGAGGCCCGATTCAACGGCGACGTCGAGGCGCAGCAGAAGGGCGTGCCGCGGGGAGGCGGCACACGCGCGCGAGCGAGAAGGTCAGTCGCGCGGGGGTTCGGCGTAGCCGGACCACGGGTCGAGCTCGTCGACCTGGTCGGGCTCGTCGGTGGTCTCGCCGTGCAGCTCTCGTGCCAGCGCACCGAAGTCCGTCTCGTAGGTGCGGTACTTCAGGTCGCGCGCGACCTTCGTCTGCTTGGCTTTCGCTCGGCCGCGGCCCATAGGGTCCAGCCCCCTCGCACACTTGGCCGGGGCGCAGCCCCGGACTGCTTTATCGGAGTCTCGTAGGGACAACGCTACCTGCTCGGTGGGTGTTCCCGCACACCGAGATCCGGTTCGGCCCGCGAATGTCCGTTTTCTCACGCAGCGCACGAGGCGCGCGGGGTCACCAGCCGGGGTGCTGGCCGACCAGCCGCACGGTGCCGGCCTGCTCGGGGTCGGCGTCGACCTCGCCGGCCACCCAGCCGGTGATGCCGTGGTCGCGCAGCCGGGCGAGCGCGTCGTCGACCGCGTCGGGGGCGGTGAGGGCGACCATGCCGACGCCGCAGTTGAGCGTGGCCTCCAGGTCGGCCTGCTCGACGGCACCGACCGTGCGGACGACGTCGAAGACCGGCGGCGGGGCCCAGGTGGTGCGGTCGAGGGTCGCCCGCAGCTCCTTCGGCATCACCCGGGCCAGGTTCGCGGCCAGGCCGCCACCGGTGACGTGGGCCATCGCGTGGGTGTCGGTCTCCCGGGCCAGCTCGAGGCCGGCCTTGGCGTAGATGACGGTCGGCTCGAGCAGCTCCTCGCCGAGCGTGCGCCCGAGCTCGTCGACGTGCCGGTCGAGCGCCCACCCGGCCTCGCTGAGCAGCACGTGCCGCGCGAGGGAGTAGCCGTTGGAGTGCAGGCCGCTCGACGCCATCGCGACCACCACGTCGCCGGCCTCGACCCGGGCGGCGCCGAGCAGTGCGTCGGCCTCGACCACGCCGGTCGTGGCGCCGGCGACGTCGTACTCGTCCTCCCCGAGCAGCCCGGGGTGCTCGGCGGTCTCGCCGCCCACCAGCGCGCAGCCGGCCTCGACGCACGCCTCGGCGATGCCCTTGACGATCGCGGCGATCCGCTCGGGCACGACCCTGCCGGTGGCGATGTAGTCGGTCATGAACAGCGGCTCGGCGCCGCAGACGACCAGGTCGTCGACGACCATGCCGACCAGGTCGAACCCGATCGTGTCGTGCTTGTCCATCGCCTGCGCGATCGCGACCTTCGTGCCGACACCGTCGGTCGAGGTGGCCAGCAGCGGCCGGCGGTACGACGTGAGCGCGCTCGCGTCGAACAGCCCGGCGAAGCCTCCGAGCCCGCCGACCATCTCGGGTCGGCGCGCCTTCTCGACCCACTCCTCCATCAGGTCGACCGCACGGTCCGCGGCCTCGATGTCGACACCGGCGCGGGCGTAGGCGTTGGGGCGCACGGAGCTCCTCAGGGGTTGTTGTAGACGGGCAGCGACTCGCCGTGCGTGTTCGGCACGAGGGTCGCCTCCAGCAGGTGCTTGCCGAGCCGGCTCTCGTCGGGGAGCGGGATCGGGTACTCGCCGGTGAAGCACGCCGTGCACAGGTTGCCGGCCGGCTGGCCGGTCGCCTCGACCATGCCGTCGAGGGAGATGTAGCCGAGGCTGTCGGCGCCGACGCTGGCCGCGATCTCGTCGACCTCGAGGCCGTTGGCGATCAGCTCGGCGCGGGTGGCGAAGTCGATGCCGTAGAAGCAGGGCCACTTGACCGGCGGGGAGGAGATCCGGACGTGCACCTCGGTGGCGCCCGCCTCGCGGAGCATCCGCACCTGGGCGCGCTGGGTGTTGCCGCGCACGATCGAGTCGTCGACGACCACGACCCGCTTGCCGCGGATCATGTGCTCGAGCGCGTTGAGCTTGAGTCGGATGCCGAGCTGGCGCAGCGACTGGCTGGGCTGGATGAAGGTGCGGCCGACGTAGGCGTTCTTGACGAAGCCCTGGCCGAACGGGATGCCGCTCTCCTGGGCGTAGCCGGAGGCGGCCGGCGTACCCGACTCGGGGACGGGAATCACCAGGTCGGCCTCGACCGGGAACTCCCGCGCCAGCCGCCGGCCCATCTCGACCCGCGCCTCGTGGACGCTGCGACCGGCGATCGTGGCGTCCGGCCGGGCGAGGTAGACGTACTCGAACACGCAGCCGCGGCGGCGCGGCTCGGCGAACTTGTAGGAGCGCAGGCCGCCCTCGTCGATGACGAGCAGCTCGCCGGGCTCGACCTCGCGGACGGCGCTCGCGCCGATGGTGGCGAGCGCGGAGTCCTCGCTGGCGACGACCCAGCCCCGCTCGAGCCGGCCGAGCACCAGCGGGCGCACGCCCTCGGGGTCGCGGGCGGCGTAGAGCGTGTCCTCGTTCATGAACACGAAGGCGAACGCACCGCTGACCTGCGGCAGCACCTCGAGCGCGCGGCTCTCGAGCGACTGGTCGGGGTGTTGGGCCAGGAGCGCGGTGACGATGCTGGTGTCGTTGGTGGCGGCCTCGAGGTCGCGGATCGGCAGCTCGAGCTCGCCCTCGTCGCTCGGCAGGTCACGCACCAGCTCGGCGAGGTCGGCGGTGTTGATGAGGTTGCCGTTGTGACCGAGGGCGATCGAGCCGGCCCCGGTGGGACGGAACGTCGGCTGCGCGTTCTCCCAGGTGCTGGCGCCGGTCGTGGAGTAGCGGCAGTGCCCGACCGCGAGGTGGCCGGCGAAGGACTCGAGGGTGTTCTCGTCGAACACCTGCGAGACCAGGCCCATGTCCTTGTAGACGAGGATCTGCCGACCGTTGCTGACCGAGATGCCCGCGGACTCCTGCCCGCGGTGCTGGAGGGCGTAGAGCCCGAAGTAGGTCAGCTTCGCGACGT encodes:
- a CDS encoding DUF3073 domain-containing protein is translated as MGRGRAKAKQTKVARDLKYRTYETDFGALARELHGETTDEPDQVDELDPWSGYAEPPRD
- the purM gene encoding phosphoribosylformylglycinamidine cyclo-ligase, yielding MRPNAYARAGVDIEAADRAVDLMEEWVEKARRPEMVGGLGGFAGLFDASALTSYRRPLLATSTDGVGTKVAIAQAMDKHDTIGFDLVGMVVDDLVVCGAEPLFMTDYIATGRVVPERIAAIVKGIAEACVEAGCALVGGETAEHPGLLGEDEYDVAGATTGVVEADALLGAARVEAGDVVVAMASSGLHSNGYSLARHVLLSEAGWALDRHVDELGRTLGEELLEPTVIYAKAGLELARETDTHAMAHVTGGGLAANLARVMPKELRATLDRTTWAPPPVFDVVRTVGAVEQADLEATLNCGVGMVALTAPDAVDDALARLRDHGITGWVAGEVDADPEQAGTVRLVGQHPGW
- the purF gene encoding amidophosphoribosyltransferase, whose translation is MCGVFGVWAPGEDVAKLTYFGLYALQHRGQESAGISVSNGRQILVYKDMGLVSQVFDENTLESFAGHLAVGHCRYSTTGASTWENAQPTFRPTGAGSIALGHNGNLINTADLAELVRDLPSDEGELELPIRDLEAATNDTSIVTALLAQHPDQSLESRALEVLPQVSGAFAFVFMNEDTLYAARDPEGVRPLVLGRLERGWVVASEDSALATIGASAVREVEPGELLVIDEGGLRSYKFAEPRRRGCVFEYVYLARPDATIAGRSVHEARVEMGRRLAREFPVEADLVIPVPESGTPAASGYAQESGIPFGQGFVKNAYVGRTFIQPSQSLRQLGIRLKLNALEHMIRGKRVVVVDDSIVRGNTQRAQVRMLREAGATEVHVRISSPPVKWPCFYGIDFATRAELIANGLEVDEIAASVGADSLGYISLDGMVEATGQPAGNLCTACFTGEYPIPLPDESRLGKHLLEATLVPNTHGESLPVYNNP